From the genome of Lotus japonicus ecotype B-129 chromosome 6, LjGifu_v1.2, one region includes:
- the LOC130723625 gene encoding uncharacterized protein LOC130723625 — translation MPPPSAPRTGTPSTTTRPTCNGIRKITRAVGRLKIGLQSKLFLGNLQASRDWGFAGVCRAVVVKVQSLLLNLLRPSRFSNPRHPHKQQQRVGQILWYSSSRFWHYHCIINHFSQDFTCQSLLRMKALQESQERQAPYAGAFLVKDEPDADPSVVSSSNTEKVYMI, via the exons ATGCCGCCTCCAAGTGCGCCGCGCACTGGTACACCGTCAACTACCACGAGGCCTACGTGTAACGGGATCCGGAAGATCACCCGAGCGGTGGGTCGGCTCAAGATCGGGCTCCAGAGCAAGCTGTTCTTGGGAAACCTGCAGGCTTCGAGGGATTGGGGGTTTGCCGGGGTTTGCCGAGCTGTAGTAGTGAAGGTACAATCTctgcttctcaatctcttgcGCCCCTCCCGCTTCTCGAATCCTCGCCATCCGCATAAGCAACAACAAAGAGTGGGGCAGATTCTCTGGTATTCAAGCTCGAG GTTTTGGCATTACCATTGCATCATAAACCACTTTTCCCAGGATTTTACATGCCAATCCTTGTTAAG GATGAAAGCTCTACAGGAAAGTCAGGAACGGCAAGCCCCTTATGCTGGTGCTTTCCTCGTAAAAGATGAGCCAGATGCTGATCCTAGTGTAGTATCTAGCTCCAACACAGAAAAAGTGTATATGATTTAA